From a single Coregonus clupeaformis isolate EN_2021a unplaced genomic scaffold, ASM2061545v1 scaf0003, whole genome shotgun sequence genomic region:
- the LOC123483006 gene encoding piggyBac transposable element-derived protein 4-like, which yields MSAVRFTAKQVLEQIFSNDSDCDEDADEEASEEEDGEEYNPEDEETTEDDDDYDAAAVDAADDEDEDDVQVEEGQGVEDERDDDDDDDDQQEEEEQGEEEQGEGEGERGERGDLRHCRSRRRRRSISPRTQHDIPRVERETFVSRNGQIQWCSVPCDNNRGVGGAAAAAKSNRPVAEVPEDMRPGPTRQAVGQARDILSTFRLFFTPEIEDIILEMTNLEGVRKYGARGDGDDGDDDHRHYADDDHHEVHEDREDRDRGGGGRWKAMDSTDLRAYVGLLILAGVYRSRGEAASSLWDAESGRTIFRATMPLKVFHAYSRLLRFDDRQTRAERRAAGGGDKLAAVREVWDKWVERLPLLYNPGADVTVDEQLVPFRGRCPFRQYIPSKPAKYGIKTWVACDSKSSYAWKMQVYTGKATCGGPEKNQGMRVVLDLTQGLRGHNVTCDNFFTSYELARQLLTRNVTVVGTVRKNKPELPQALLASKDRLLFSSKFAFTPTTALVSYLAKKNKNVLLLSTLHTEAHVSRRQDKKPAIVLDYNSNKGGVDNLDKVIGTYSCRRMTARWPLVIFHNILDVSSYNAFVIWRELNPTWMPGKRNKRRVFLEQLGKALVTPFIQRRARLPRTEASAALVKAVQRATYRDQPRRDHAPAAPDHAAPPAQAPNPAQPSKRKRCQVCPTKKDCKTHTVCTRCNKYICKGCSHPYCPTCSNWAFSERGTVRPGGHGVCTEYQDM from the exons ATGAGTGCTGTGCGATTCACGGCCAAACAGGTCCTAGAACAGATATTTTCCAATGACTCTGACTGCGACGAGGATGCGGACGAGGAAGCGTCCGAAGAAGAAGACGGGGAGGAATACAACCCAGAGGACGAGGAGACCACAGAGGACGACGACGACTACGACGCCGCAGCCGTCGACGCCGCCGACGACGAGGACGAGGACGATGTCCAAgtagaagaaggtcaaggcgtaGAAGACGAACGAGacgatgacgacgacgacgacgaccaacaagaagaagaagaacaaggggAAGAAGAACAAGGGGAAGGTGAAGGAGAGCGAGGAGAGCGAGGAGACCTCCGCCACTGCCGCAGCCGCCGCCGCCGCCGCAGCATCAGCCCCAGAACACAACACGATATCCCTCGAGTGGAAAGAGAGACATTCGTGTCGAGAAACGGCCAAATCCAATGGTGCTCGGTGCCCTGTGACAACAATCGCGGCGTCGGAGGGGCCGCCGCAGCGGCAAAAAGTAACAGGCCGGTTGCTGAGGTGCCGGAGGACATGAGGCCCGGGCCTACTAGGCAGGCCGTAGGCCAAGCCCGCGACATCCTGTCCACGTTTCGCTTGTTTTTCACACCCGAGATAGAAGACATCATCCTGGAGATGACCAATCTGGAGGGCGTTCGAAAATACGGAGCCCGAGGCGACGGCGACGACGGCGACGACGACCACCGCCACTACGCCGACGACGACCACCACGAAGTCCACGAAGACCGCGAAGACCGCGACCGCGGCGGCGGCGGCCGCTGGAAAGCGATggactccacagacctgcgagccTACGTAGGGCTGCTCATCCTAGCCGGCGTGTACAGGTCCCGAGGCGAAGCGGCCTCTAGTCTCTGGGACGCCGAGAGCGGAAGGACCATTTTCCGCGCAACCATGCCGCTCAAAGTCTTTCACGCTTACTCGAGACTCCTTCGCTTCGACGACCGCCAGACCAGAGCCGAGAGACGCGCAGCAGGCGGCGGTGACAAACTTGCGGCCGTGAGAGAGGTCTGGGACAAGTGGGTCGAGAGGCTGCCGCTCCTCTACAACCCCGGGGCCGACGTGACGGTGGACGAGCAACTGGTCCCTTTCAGAG gccgaTGTCCTTTCCGCCAGTATATCCCAAGCAAGCCGGCCAAATACGGCATCAAGACATGGGTGGCCTGCGACTCCAAATCCAGCTACGCCTGGAAGATGCAGGTCTACACCGGCAAGGCCACATGCGGAGGCCCCGAGAAGAACCAGGGGATGAGGGTCGTGCTCGATTTGACGCAGGGACTCAGGGGTCACAACGTCACCTGCGACAATTTCTTCACCTCATACGAGCTCGCGCGCCAGCTCCTGACCAGGAACGTCACCGTGGTCGGCACAGTCAGAAAGAACAAGCCAGAGCTCCCGCAGGCGCTGCTCGCCTCAAAGGAcaggctcctcttctcctccaagtTCGCCTTCACGCCCACCACCGCTCTAGTGTCCTACCTGGCAAAGAAAAACAAGAACGTCTTACTCCTGAGCACGCTGCACACCGAGGCTCACGTTAGCCGTCGCCAGGACAAGAAGCCGGCCATCGTCCTAGACTACAACAGCAACAAGGGAGGTGTGGACAACCTAGACAAGGTGATTGGAACCTACAGCTGCAGGAGGATGACCGCGCGCTGGCCCCTGGTCATCTTCCACAACATCCTTGACGTGTCCTCTTACAACGCTTTTGTCATATGGCGAGAGCTCAACCCCACTTGGATGCCTGGCAAGCGAAACAAGAGGAGGGTGTTCCTCGAGCAGCTGGGAAAGGCACTAGTGACTCCGTTCATACAAAGAAGGGCCCGTCTCCCTCGCACCGAAGCCTCTGCGGCGCTCGTCAAAGCTGTTCAGAGGGCTACGTATCGTGATCAGCCCCGGCGGGATCACGCCCCCGCAGCACCGGACCACGCAGCACCACCGGCCCAAGCACCCAACCCCGCACAACCCAGTAAGAGGAAGAGGTGTCAGGTCTGCCCCACAAAGAaggactgtaaaacacacacggTGTGCACCAGGTGTAACAAATACATCTGCAAAGGCTGTTCGCACCCATACTGTCCCACATGTTCCAACTGGGCCTttagtgagagggggacagttcgacccggagggcacggcgtgtgtacagaataccaggaca